GGTGGCGGTCCATGCCGTCCGTGGGGGTTCGCCGGATGTCGGTGACGGCGCCTGTCGCCGCGTCGTAGCGGGCGATCCGCAGGGTGGTGCCGCCGAGATCGACGACGGTGAAGGCTGTTTCAGGCACTGGGCCCTCCTTGAGCGTACGAGGACTCCGGCTGCTGCACGAATCCGTCCTCCAGGACGATCGCCCCGTCGATCTCGGCGCCCGCGGGGACGCTCGCGCCGGGCAGCAGGACGCTGCGGCGCACGCGCGCTCCGGCACCGATCCGTACGCCGGGGAAGGCGACGCTCCGCTCGATCCGGCCTTCGTTGTGCAGATCGGCGGGGACGACGCTGTGTGTGATGCCGGGGGCGGCGGTGACCAGCCGACGGGGCACATCGGGCCTTACCGTGCGCGGAAGTTGAGGGAGCGTCAGGGACGGGTTGTCGTCCACCAGGGCCAGGTGCGCCCGGTGGTAACGGTCGACGGTCCCGATGTCCTCCCAGTGGCCGGGGACCTCGTGGCCGAGGATGCGCTCCCCGCCGGCCAGCATGGCGGGGATGACGTCCCGGCTGATGTCGTGCTGCCAGTCGGTGCCGTCCAGCTTCTCCAGGTAGCGGTGGAGGGTCGCCGCGTCGAAGACGCAGAACGCGGCGAAGACCAGGTCGCTGGTCGGCTCGGCGGGCTTCTCCACGAACCCGGTGAGCTGTCCTGCGGGGTCGAACTCGACCATGCCGAACAGGTGGACGTAGCGTCGCTCGATCCGCTGGTAGGCGAGGGTGAGCGCGGCGCCGGAGCGGCGGTGCCGCTCGATCAGCGGGCCGTAGTCGAAGCGGTAGACGTGGTCGGCGTGCAGCACCAGCACCTCGGAGGCGCCCACGCCGAAGACGTACGGGGCCTTGCGGATCAGGGCGTCGGCGGTGCCCCGTTCGGGCGGGCCGTCCGCACGTACCGGCCGGTGTCCGGCGCCCTCGCGGTATCCACGGTCGTACGGGCCGAAGTGCACCCGGAAGTCCCGCCGCCACCAGGTCTCGTGGAGGTCGTCCATCAACTGCCGTTCCTCGTACTGGGAGAGCAGCAGCACCTCGCCCAGGCCGGAGGCGGCGGCGTTGGCGAGCGAGAAGTCGATCAGCCGGCAGCTGCCGCCGAACGGCACCAGCGGCTTGAGTCTGCCGTGGCCGAGCCTGCCCATGCGGCGGCCCTCACCACCGGCCAGCAGTACGGCGCGCACTCCGTCAGCCATGACGCACCACGTCCCAGGCACAGCGGCCGGAGGCCAGGGTCAGCAGCAGGTGCAACTCCTCTTCCCCCGGCGGGAGTTCACCGGTGAACACGGCTCCGTCCCGTTCGAGGCGGCGTACGGTCACGTCGCGCCGTCCGGAGCCCTCCGGGGCGAGCCGGACGAGTTCCACGCGTTCGGCATGGGGCAGTCGGTACACGATCCGGTCCTCCTCGACCGTGCAGCGGCCGTCGAGTCGGGCGCGCAGGGCCGGGTCGCTGTCGGCGGTCTGTGCGCAGCGGGCGAAGTCGGCGCGGGCCCAGGCGGCTTCGAAGAGGGCGCGGGCGGCGGGTCCGTCCGGCTCGCGGCACCGCCGGTAGGTGGTGGCGTCGCCGAGCCGGGCAGCGGCCTCGGCGATCTGCTCGCGGTGGGTCGCGTACGCCTCGTCGGGCAGCAGGTCGAACCAGCCGTGCCGGAGCATCGCGTCGATGCCGAGCTCGGGCCGCCGCCCCTCCCAGAGCGCGGTGAAGGCGTCGAGATGCAGCCGTGCGGCCCGTTCCCAGGTGAACTGCCGTGCGTTGCTACGGGCGTTGGCGCGCAGTCGGCGGTACTGCTCGGGTTGTTCGCGCAGCAGGGCGGCGGCTTCGCGGATACGGCGGGCGAGGGCGTCGACCAGCAGGGGGTCGTCCTCCGTGAAGGAGCGGTTGACCGCGAATCCGGTGGCCTGCTCGGCGCCTGGGCCGCTCAGCGGGTCGGCGACGTGCCCGAAGTGCGCCATGCCGAGCTGGGCGGTGGCGATCGGCACGGCGCCCACGGCCATCGCCTCGCCCTGGGCGATCAGGAAGGTGTCCATCTCGAACTTGGACGGGAAGAGGCAGAAGTCCGCCGAGGCCGCGTACTCGACGATGCACTTCTCCTCGACGCGCTCCCACTCCAGGTGGACGCGTCCCTTGTGCCGGTCGACGACACCCTGGACGTACGGGTCGTCGATCCCGCCGTCGCTGATGCAGCGCAGCACGAAGTTGGCGGCGAGACCTTCGGTGAGGACCCGGTCGACGGCGCGGAAGAGTTCGGTCTGGCCCTTGTGGTTCACGGCGTAGCGGGCGTTGTGGAAGAAGGTCGGCAGTGCGGGGTCCAGACCGAGGCCGCTCAGTACGGTGGCCCGGTCGACGGCGGGCGGCTCGCCGGTGGTCCAGGTGTCGCCGACGGCGCAGCCGCCCACGAAGCTCTTGTGGGCGTTGCGGCGCACCGTGTCGTGGACGGGCAGCCGGGTGAAGAGCTGCTCGAACGGGGTGTCCGCGAAGTCGGTGTAGAACTCCAGATGGCCGGGCGAGAGGAAGTCGACCAGGTCGGCGTGTTCGGCCACCAGGTCGTAGACGCCGATGTGCTGGGGGCCGTACTCGTAGTGCAGGTGGGTGCGTTGCTGGTAGCCGCTCATCACCGCCTCGTGCGCGGTGAGCGGCGGGCCGGTGTGCTCGGGGGGCAGGGTGATCCCGGCGTCGAGGAAGTCCAGCAGCCGTTCGATCTTGGGGCGGTAGACCATCTTGGTGATCGGCATGTTGCTCTGCACGGTGGCGACCACCAGCTTGGCCGGGTCGTTCCGGAAGGCCGCGGGGAGCAGGTAGTGGTAGTACGGCTCATGGGCGTGCACCAGGGCCTTTTCGTCGCCGAAGCGGTGGCGGACGAAGCGGATGCTGTCGACCTGGGCGGCCAGCGGCTTGAAGAAGACCAGGTCCTCGCCCTTGCTGCCGTACGGCGGATAGAAGCGGTCCGGGAGTTCGTCGAGCAGTTCGTTGGAGAGGAAGTAGAGGTCGATGCCGTCCAGCCGCAGCCGGTGGGCGGTGGTGGTCAGCGGGATGCGGACCTCGGCCGGGAAGCGCTCGCCCCAGATCCGCGGGTCGAGGACGAGGGGCAGCTCGTAGGTGTCCTGGTAGTCGAGTGTCTCGACGTCGTAGGAGCGTCGCAGGTCGTCGAGCCGGCCGTGCGCGGGGGTGACGACGGAGACGCGATGCCCCTGCTCCACAAGGGACTTGGAGAGGTTCCACAGGTAGACGGAGATGCCGCCCTGGAGGAAGCGGTGGTCGAAGCCGCCGCATTCGAAGTAGGTCTCGATGATGTGCAAGGGGTGTCCGTCCTTCACCGGGTGGCCGAGGCGCCGCCGGCCTCCACGGCGTGCCGCAGGTTGATCGCCGCGTGATAGGCGCGGTCGTGGGCGTACGCGTAGTCGAGTTCGTGGACGAGCCGGCGCAGCCGGAAGAGCCGCCAGGCGGGGTGATCGGACAGCAACTGGTCCGCGTCCACGAGCAGTTCGCCGACGCGGGCCGCCCACAGGCCGGCGGCGGCGCGCAGCCGGTTCAGCTCGGCGAGGCGCCCGGGCGTCCAGCCGGGGGTGTCGGGCGCCGCGCCCGCGGCCAGCAGGAGCGCCGTCCTGCAGGTGTCGTCGGGATCCATGCCCAGGTGCTCCGCGGCCTGGTCGGAGAACTCGTCGGCGGTGAAGATCTCCAGACCGCGGCGGAGCGCGGCCAGGTCCTGCCAGGGGGACTGGGCGGTGGCCGGGTCGGCCGGGTCCGCGAGCGGAGTGGACAGGTCGATGACGCACAACTCCCAGGCGCCGTCGGCCCGTTCATGACGCAGCAGATGGGAGAGGTGCAGGTCCCCGTGGCAGGGTCCGGTGGGCCAGGGGCGGGGCGGCAGTGCGGCGATCAGTGCCCGTTCGCGTTCGATCCCGGCGAGCGCGGCCTGCCGTACGGGGGTGGGGAAGCGGGAGTCGGCGAGGATGAGCGGACGCAGCTGCGCGATGCGTTCGGCGGCCTCGGCGAGGAAGCCCTCGGCGGGGAACTCCGGGTGCGGGCCGAGCCGTTCGGCCAGGTCCTGGTGGAAGCCGTGCAGGAAGCGGCCGGTCTCGCGCAGGGGTGCGGTCAGCTCGCGCTGGGATTCCTTGACGGCGGCCTCGGGGTCGGCGCCCGCGTGCAGCAGCGGCCACAGGGCCCGGATGCCCGCGCGCAGCGGGACGTTGAGGCCCTCGCCGTCGGCGTAGCGGTAGAGGACGCCGAGCGGTTCGCGCTGTCCGGTGGTGGTGTCCACGTAGGTGTAGTCGCCGACCGGCTGCTGGGTCCGGCCGCCGTCCGCCATCAGCCGCAGCAGTTCGGGTTCGCGGGTGCCGACGCCGATCCGCCGGTAGGTCTTGTGTGCGTGCGGGGTGCCCCCGAGGTCCAGCAGGGACAGGGAGTTGGAGCACCAGCCGGGGTCGAAGGGCAGCGGGCCCCGGTACTCGGCGGGATCGCCGCGGAACTCGATGAGGTGGCCGCGCCGGGTGGGTAGGCGCAGTCCCTCGCGCAGGGCCTCGACGATCAGCTGGTCGTACGCGGAGCTGCCGTCGGCGCCCCGGCCCGGGTCGGCGTCCGGTACCGGCACGAACCAGCGTACGGAGGTGTCCTCGGCCGAGGCGACGATCAGCAGCCGGACGGAACCGAGAGCGGCCTCGTCGAGAAGTTCGAAGCGTCCGGTGCGGCGGCCGGTCTCGTCCATCCAGGGGGCCTCGCGCAGGAAGGCGGCCGTGGCGGACGGCGGGCTGCCGAGCAGCAGGGTGTCCAAGTTCAGCTCCCGGTCATTTCATAGCGGTCGACGCCCCGGTGCCAGACGACGAGGGCCAGCGTCACCAGGGCGACGGTCACCACGAACAGCCACGGGAGCATGCCGGTGTGTCCGAAGAGCAGGTAGGACGCGGGGACGTAGGCCGTGAAGGCGTACGGCAGCAGCCAGGTCAGCAGCCACCGCAGGGACGGGTGGTACAGGTCGAGGGGGTAGCCGGAGAAGTCGCCGAGCTGGTTGGCCGCGTACAGGGCCGGGAAGCTGCTGGTGGTCCAGAAGGCCAGCGCGGCGAAGACGGTCTTGATCGAGGCGAGGACGAGCGTGCCGCACAGGACCAGCACGGGGACGAGCAGGAGTTGGCCGATGCTCAGGTCCAGTGCCAGATGCGCGGCGGCGTACCAGGTGAGGGCCACTCCGGTGAGCAGTTCGCCGAAGCCGTCCGGGTAGAGGAAGCGCTCGGAGAGCAGGGAGAACAGCGGGTGGACCGGCCGGATGAGGTAGCGGAAGAACTCGCCGTTGTGCACCAGCTTCCGGGCGAGGATCCACAACTGGTCGGTGAACAGCCGGTCCAGGCCGCGCGGGAGCAGCGAGAATCCGAGCAGGAAGAGCACCTGGTGGTAGTTCCAGCCCGCGATCACGGGCACCTGCCGGAAGACCATGTCGATCACGGCGACCTGGCAGACGACCCGCAGCAGCAGTCCGCCGGCGCCGAGCAGGAAATCCATCCGGTACTCGGTCAGCCGGTGCAGGCTGACGCCGCTCAGGAACCAGGTGAGCCTGGCGTAACGGGCCGCGGTGGCAAGGAAGTTCATCCGCCGAGCACCTCCACCCGTCGGACGGCACCACGCCAGGCGAGCGCGGCGAGCCCGGTCAGGACTGCGGCCCACAGGGCCTGCACGGCCAGGATTCCGGCGGCGCCGGCCGCTCCGTCGTACCGGCCGAGCAGCAGCCGCAACGGGCCGTCGACCATGCCCTGGAAGGGCAGGACGTGGGCGACGGCGGCCAGCGGGCCCGGCATCAGGGCGAGCGGGACGACCTGCCCGGCGAAGAACGCGACGACGCTGTCCTTGACGATCCGGACACCCCAGATGTTGGTCGTCACGAAGCCCGCCAGGCCGACCAGCAGGTTCACGCCGAAGCCGATCACCAGCGACAGCCCGGCCGACAGCACGAACAGGACGCAGCCCGTCCAGGAAGGTGCGGTCAGCGGCAGCAGCAGCGCGTATAGGAGCACCACCGGTACGGCGACCAGTCCGGCGTTGCAGAGCGAGACCGGCAGACCCGCGGCGAACCGGGCGAGCGGATAGCTGACCGGCCGCAGCAGCGAGACGGCGATGTCCCCGCGCTGCACCTCCCCGGCCACCTCCTCGTCCACCCGGCTGGCCTGCAGCAGACCGAGGACCTGGGCGAGCAGGACGTACGTGGTCAGCCCGGGCAGGTCGTAGCCGCCGGGCAAGCCGCCCGCACGGCCCGCGTACACGGCGCGCCAGAGGAACACCTGCACCCCCACCGCGGTCGTCGCGGTGACGGCGTTGATCAGGAACGTCGACCGGGACTGGAGCAGGCTCTGCAGGCTGGAGGCCGCGAACGGGGTGTAGCGGCGCAGAGTGGCAGCGCCCGTCATACGGCGGACTCCTGGCTCTCGGGCTCGGTGCGTGCCGTGGGGGTCGCGGCGGTGTAGATCCGGCGGAGCACCATCTCGAGGTCCGGCTCCGGGGCGACGCAGTCGACGAGGTCGAAGTGGTCGAGCAGCAGGCTCATCACCTGTCGGGCGGACCAACGGCGCACCGGGTACTCGACCTTGATCCGGCCGCCTTCGACCAGGGTCGCTGACGCTCCGTCAAGTCGCGCTTCCACCAAGGCGATCGCCTGTTCGACAGGTGGCCCGTCCTGGTACTCGAAGACCACGGCCCGGGTGTCGGCGGTGCGCAGCAGCTCGTGCATGGTGCTCTGGTGCACCACCTCACCGCGGTTGACCACCAGCACCTGGTCGCAGATGGCGGTGATGTCGCCGATGTCATGGCTGGTGAGCAGCACGGTCGTGCCGAGCTCGGCGTTGACGTGGTTGACGAGCCCCCGGACGGCCTCCTTCAGTACCAGGTCCAGGCCGACGGTGGGCTCGTCCAGGAACACCACCGCCGGGTCGTGCAGCAGGCTCGCGGCGACCTCGGCGCGCATCCGCTGGCCGAGGCTCAACTGCCGTACGGGGGTGTTTCCGAGGGCGTCGAGGTCGAGCAGGTCGCGGTAGAGCGCCATGTTGCGGCGGTAGACCGCGTCGGGGATGTCGTGGATACGGCGCAGGATGCGGAAGGAGTCCGGCACCGGCAGGTCCCACCACAGCTGGCTGCGCTGGCCGAAGACGACACCGATGTTGGCGGCGTTGCGCCGCCGCTCCCGGTACGGCTCCAGGCCGTTGACCAGACAGCGCCCGGAGGTCGGGCTCATGATGCCGGTGAGCAGCTTGACGGTGGTGGACTTCCCGGCGCCGTTCGCGCCGATGTAGGCGGCCTTCGTGCCCGCCGGGATCTCGAAGGAGACCCCGGACACCGCACGCACCACGCGGTACTCCCGGTTGAACAGCGTGCGCAGGCTGCCGAGCAGGCCGGGCCCGCGCTCGTAGACCTTGAACTCCTTGATCAGGTTCTCGGCGACGATCACCGGACGGCCTCCGTGACACCCTCGTCGGCCCCGGTGACACGCTCCAGGGCACGGCCGAGCAGGGTGAGGCCCTCCTCCAGAAGGGCCCGGTCGACGGTGAACGGCGGGGCCAGCCGGATGATGTGGCCGCCGATCGAAGTCCGCAGCCCGAGGTCGAGTGCGGCCAGATAGACCGCTCGGGCGATGTCGGGAGCGGGTTCGCGGGTCGTGCGGCTGCGGACGAACTCCAGCCCGTGCAGCAGACCGACACCGCGCACGTCGCCCAACACCTCGTAGCGGGCGTGCAGTTCGGCCAGCCGCTCGTCCATCAGCTCGCCCAGCCTTCGCACCTGCTCGATCAGGGTGTCCCGGGCCACCACTTCCAGCGTGGCCCGGGCCGCGGCGATACCCAGCGGGTTGTTGGAGTACGTGGAGGCGGTGGAGCCGGCGCGGGCCGCGTCCGGATGACGCAGCACCGAGGAGCGCCCGGCCAGCGCGGCGAACGGAAAGCCTGAGGCCATGCCCTTGGAGAGGGCCACCAGATCCGGTTCGATGCCGAACCGCTCGCTGGCGAGGAACTCTCCCGTGCGGCCGCCACCGGTGAGCACCTCGTCGGCGACCAGCAGCACACCGTTCTCGCGGCAGCTGTCGGAGATCTGTTCCCAGTACCCGGGCGGCGGCACGATGACTCCGGCCGCGCCCAGGACGGGTTCGAAGACCAGCGCCGACACCTGCGGCTTCTCGGTGATGT
Above is a genomic segment from Streptomyces sp. R21 containing:
- a CDS encoding sugar phosphate nucleotidyltransferase, coding for MADGVRAVLLAGGEGRRMGRLGHGRLKPLVPFGGSCRLIDFSLANAAASGLGEVLLLSQYEERQLMDDLHETWWRRDFRVHFGPYDRGYREGAGHRPVRADGPPERGTADALIRKAPYVFGVGASEVLVLHADHVYRFDYGPLIERHRRSGAALTLAYQRIERRYVHLFGMVEFDPAGQLTGFVEKPAEPTSDLVFAAFCVFDAATLHRYLEKLDGTDWQHDISRDVIPAMLAGGERILGHEVPGHWEDIGTVDRYHRAHLALVDDNPSLTLPQLPRTVRPDVPRRLVTAAPGITHSVVPADLHNEGRIERSVAFPGVRIGAGARVRRSVLLPGASVPAGAEIDGAIVLEDGFVQQPESSYAQGGPSA
- a CDS encoding glycosyltransferase, encoding MHIIETYFECGGFDHRFLQGGISVYLWNLSKSLVEQGHRVSVVTPAHGRLDDLRRSYDVETLDYQDTYELPLVLDPRIWGERFPAEVRIPLTTTAHRLRLDGIDLYFLSNELLDELPDRFYPPYGSKGEDLVFFKPLAAQVDSIRFVRHRFGDEKALVHAHEPYYHYLLPAAFRNDPAKLVVATVQSNMPITKMVYRPKIERLLDFLDAGITLPPEHTGPPLTAHEAVMSGYQQRTHLHYEYGPQHIGVYDLVAEHADLVDFLSPGHLEFYTDFADTPFEQLFTRLPVHDTVRRNAHKSFVGGCAVGDTWTTGEPPAVDRATVLSGLGLDPALPTFFHNARYAVNHKGQTELFRAVDRVLTEGLAANFVLRCISDGGIDDPYVQGVVDRHKGRVHLEWERVEEKCIVEYAASADFCLFPSKFEMDTFLIAQGEAMAVGAVPIATAQLGMAHFGHVADPLSGPGAEQATGFAVNRSFTEDDPLLVDALARRIREAAALLREQPEQYRRLRANARSNARQFTWERAARLHLDAFTALWEGRRPELGIDAMLRHGWFDLLPDEAYATHREQIAEAAARLGDATTYRRCREPDGPAARALFEAAWARADFARCAQTADSDPALRARLDGRCTVEEDRIVYRLPHAERVELVRLAPEGSGRRDVTVRRLERDGAVFTGELPPGEEELHLLLTLASGRCAWDVVRHG
- a CDS encoding phosphotransferase; the encoded protein is MDTLLLGSPPSATAAFLREAPWMDETGRRTGRFELLDEAALGSVRLLIVASAEDTSVRWFVPVPDADPGRGADGSSAYDQLIVEALREGLRLPTRRGHLIEFRGDPAEYRGPLPFDPGWCSNSLSLLDLGGTPHAHKTYRRIGVGTREPELLRLMADGGRTQQPVGDYTYVDTTTGQREPLGVLYRYADGEGLNVPLRAGIRALWPLLHAGADPEAAVKESQRELTAPLRETGRFLHGFHQDLAERLGPHPEFPAEGFLAEAAERIAQLRPLILADSRFPTPVRQAALAGIERERALIAALPPRPWPTGPCHGDLHLSHLLRHERADGAWELCVIDLSTPLADPADPATAQSPWQDLAALRRGLEIFTADEFSDQAAEHLGMDPDDTCRTALLLAAGAAPDTPGWTPGRLAELNRLRAAAGLWAARVGELLVDADQLLSDHPAWRLFRLRRLVHELDYAYAHDRAYHAAINLRHAVEAGGASATR
- a CDS encoding ABC transporter permease; protein product: MNFLATAARYARLTWFLSGVSLHRLTEYRMDFLLGAGGLLLRVVCQVAVIDMVFRQVPVIAGWNYHQVLFLLGFSLLPRGLDRLFTDQLWILARKLVHNGEFFRYLIRPVHPLFSLLSERFLYPDGFGELLTGVALTWYAAAHLALDLSIGQLLLVPVLVLCGTLVLASIKTVFAALAFWTTSSFPALYAANQLGDFSGYPLDLYHPSLRWLLTWLLPYAFTAYVPASYLLFGHTGMLPWLFVVTVALVTLALVVWHRGVDRYEMTGS
- a CDS encoding ABC transporter permease, with translation MTGAATLRRYTPFAASSLQSLLQSRSTFLINAVTATTAVGVQVFLWRAVYAGRAGGLPGGYDLPGLTTYVLLAQVLGLLQASRVDEEVAGEVQRGDIAVSLLRPVSYPLARFAAGLPVSLCNAGLVAVPVVLLYALLLPLTAPSWTGCVLFVLSAGLSLVIGFGVNLLVGLAGFVTTNIWGVRIVKDSVVAFFAGQVVPLALMPGPLAAVAHVLPFQGMVDGPLRLLLGRYDGAAGAAGILAVQALWAAVLTGLAALAWRGAVRRVEVLGG
- a CDS encoding ATP-binding cassette domain-containing protein codes for the protein MIVAENLIKEFKVYERGPGLLGSLRTLFNREYRVVRAVSGVSFEIPAGTKAAYIGANGAGKSTTVKLLTGIMSPTSGRCLVNGLEPYRERRRNAANIGVVFGQRSQLWWDLPVPDSFRILRRIHDIPDAVYRRNMALYRDLLDLDALGNTPVRQLSLGQRMRAEVAASLLHDPAVVFLDEPTVGLDLVLKEAVRGLVNHVNAELGTTVLLTSHDIGDITAICDQVLVVNRGEVVHQSTMHELLRTADTRAVVFEYQDGPPVEQAIALVEARLDGASATLVEGGRIKVEYPVRRWSARQVMSLLLDHFDLVDCVAPEPDLEMVLRRIYTAATPTARTEPESQESAV
- a CDS encoding aspartate aminotransferase family protein, with the translated sequence MTGPRQLELLAQESAHLAPGASEESALGRRVFVEGRGAVLTDLDGNQYIDLAAGTLTQSLGHCHPEVVAALTEQAGRLWNVHDFATADRAALCDQLAALLPEQLDTYAFFSTGAEVVEAALRAVQAVAEPGRNRIGALRHGFHGKTQGARMLVHWDIGNQAFAGNSILGYSPYCYRCPLELQYPSCGVRCASLVRKHITEKPQVSALVFEPVLGAAGVIVPPPGYWEQISDSCRENGVLLVADEVLTGGGRTGEFLASERFGIEPDLVALSKGMASGFPFAALAGRSSVLRHPDAARAGSTASTYSNNPLGIAAARATLEVVARDTLIEQVRRLGELMDERLAELHARYEVLGDVRGVGLLHGLEFVRSRTTREPAPDIARAVYLAALDLGLRTSIGGHIIRLAPPFTVDRALLEEGLTLLGRALERVTGADEGVTEAVR